In the genome of Candidatus Eremiobacterota bacterium, the window TCTTATAGAGCTTGTCGCTCCCGTCGTTATACCAGATCTCATACTGCTGGCCCGAGGATTCGAACTTGATATAGGCCTCTGCCTCGGTGCGCAGCGAAAGATTCCGCGCCTGATCGAGGTTGGCCACGAGGTTCCTGGCGCACTGGTATGCTGCCGAGCTTTGGCGGAACCGTACCATGTTGGGAATGGCAATGGAAACAAGGAGGGCGAAAAGCCCCACGACCACCATGATCTCCAGAAGCGTAAACCCGCCGTGCCGCCGGGGAATCTTTTTATTGAGCCTCCCCATAGGAAGCATACCCCCTTGAAACAGAGTATAACCCCTAGAATACTCCGGGGATGGAGCACTTTCCTTTCAACCGCATTATTATTATAGCACAAAGGTCAGAGAGAGAAAAAGGGGGGAGAAGAAAATTTTAGCCAGTGAGCTTTTCCTACTTTACGACGCTCAAAGCTCTCTGGCGAATTCCATCTCTTTCAATTACAGTAAACTTTTGTGAAAGGGGAAGCGTGCGTTCTTTCATCGCCTTTAGGAGTATTCTCGCTGGCTCCTCAGGAAAGGCCGGAGCAAAGCGGAAAAATACAAGACCTCCTGGTGCTGAAGCTTTCTCTTTGTAAATAAGCTCACCATAGTCCTTATCAAAAGTAAGTACTATGAGCCCTTCTCTATGTGCCTTATTCAACACCTCTCTGTCTTTTGATGCCGGTGCTTCTTCCAAAATACTTATCACGGCATGACCTGCTTCCCTTCGTGCTAATATAGAGTGAGACACATGTCCCCTCAGTAATTAAGCTAGAG includes:
- a CDS encoding DUF5615 family PIN-like protein; this translates as MSHSILARREAGHAVISILEEAPASKDREVLNKAHREGLIVLTFDKDYGELIYKEKASAPGGLVFFRFAPAFPEEPARILLKAMKERTLPLSQKFTVIERDGIRQRALSVVK
- a CDS encoding type II secretion system protein, which translates into the protein MGRLNKKIPRRHGGFTLLEIMVVVGLFALLVSIAIPNMVRFRQSSAAYQCARNLVANLDQARNLSLRTEAEAYIKFESSGQQYEIWYNDGSDKLYKRIYIAKDYGGSISLDLSGTTEIRFASQGFVKSVTGDKTLKVKSGALEYDVVIEKSGKSYVKPG